The nucleotide window tttggagtatttcatcaaaaataattttactaaacttccgctacagcagcaacaaaaaatgaaatctgatgacaggccaatgatcaaactggagctgtgtgcagcgaggggaaaaggagcgaatcggacgtaaaactttaaataataaacagcgGATTTCTAACATTTGACATTTCATGTGGCCGGGTCAGTTTCCAGGACTggattttagtcccagtccgcccctgggtgAGATTATTAAGATTTGGTCACGCAGTGAGGGGGAAATTCTCTGTTGGGTTTGTCTTCTGCCCAGGCGTGTTGACAGTGTAATACTTTGCTTTCCGATTGGTTATAGGTAATATATTATGGCTTCTTTGTCGGCGTTTGTGGATGCGCCCTCAGTGTCTTTCTTAGATGATTGCAAGAAGGCGCAGTTGATCCAAATAGCAGAGCATTATAAAATTGCTGTTGTAGGGAGCAAGCGGAAACATGAGATTAAAGCTGTCATCTTTGTTTGAGCAGGGGGTGTTGCAGAAGAGTGAGTCTGGTGCGGCAGGGGTCGGGCCGGTAATGGTTCAGACGGCAGGTTTGATGTTCGAGCAGCAAAGAGAGCTTTTGGCCCAGCAGTTTCAGCAGCAGGAGGTAGAGAAGCGTTTAGAGGTGGAGAAGGTGAAATGTGAGGTGGAACATGCTAGATTACGGCTGATTGGAGAGGGTAAGCTTTCTTCGGTGGGGGCTGATGCCGATAGTTCTGCATCAGGTAGTGGCGATGTTATTTCTAGCTTGCGGTTAGTGCCAAAGTTTAATGAGCTTGACCCTGACATTTTTATTCCCACTCTATTTGAACGCGTAGCTGCGGCAAGAAACTGGTCAGATTGCCGTTACTTCAGTGTGTACTCATGGGCGAGCACAGGAGGCTTGATAATCGTCGACATGGTGTGTCTCCTCTTTGTtatgacctggctcaaaaggccacaacaaagagGAGACACACCATGTCAACGGTtatcaaaatatgtttatttagaaCAAACAATTAAAATCAACCAATTTGTTATACTCAACAGAGCCGGGTGCCTGCAGggaaaacagagagggaacagaGAGGCTTTAAATCGCTGCAGGGCACCAGACCCAGatgccctgagttactgcaatcaaTGCAATCGAGCAgcacagccacaccctctctaatgatgaacccacaggggcatcacataACTATTTTGTTCTTCTATTTGCCTCACCAGAAAACAGTCCCACCTTCTCTTGAAGACATGTTTCCTCCTGCTATCGACTTCAGGTTCACATCAGGTAAGCCCTTGAGTGTGTCAGACTAGTTATTGTTTCAGAGGTTAATTCAAGACGTGTTATGTTTACATTCTAATATAATGAGCATCAGGTAAACGTACCCATTTCTATTTCTGGAATCACAGATGGGATGGAGATGTAAACTATGCAGCATGTCACCACTCAAAGTgatattttaaaacattatcGACTCCATCATGGAACCTTTGGACAGAAACGCGCCTTGCCCTGCGTTCATGTAGACTGGCCTGCGCTCTCACTTATCAAGATAAAATAATCATCATTCATTCTAGGACCCATGTGCCACTTTATATAAATCCCTGAGCATGAGGTGGGGTTAAACATAAGTAGTTTTATGAACTATATCAATATCATACTATGTGGTTCATTTTCTTGCAAAGCAGCCTTTTGTTGATGGCTTAACTTGTAATGCATGTGAATAGCAGCTCTGTTACCGTCTGTTAACAGCTAATGTAAACTGTCTCGTTATGATTTCAAGACGGGTGTGATTTTTGTTGTTGAGGAAAACACATGGTGTGTCCTGATTTGTACTCAATGTagtgttttgtttgtatatacAGGGAACAGCAGAGGTCGAAGTGCACCAGGCTCGTGATGCACAGCATGAAGTGATACGTTGCCCACGAGCCAGTTGGAATAACCATCAAGTAATAACCATGTGTCTCCATGTGTTGTGCTTTTAAACAAACTTGTTACTGTGTTAGGAAAACTGTATTGAAATAATCAAATTGTAATAAAAGGTATTAACCTGTCCATAACAttcccttttttaaataaaaaagcgtTCTTTCTCTGATATGCTGCCTATAGTGTTTGTTCTACTGTGCTTTATAGCCTGGCATTGACTTCAGTTATCCAGTGCTCGTGATCAGTGCAAAACATTTCGCTTTGTTCCCATGTCTGTTGCATATCATTAGTGGATGAATGTGTTCTGTTGATAGGTTATAGACTTTCTACTGTTCAATAATTTTTCACTTGAATTGGATAGTCTAACACATGCCTACTCAAAGTATGCTGATAGTCAACTAATGCTTAATGTAACCTTTAGTTGACATCTTGACTCAACAGATAGTCGACATGACCCTTTTGACTTGACCAAAAAACAGTAGTTTGCATCTTATCTATCTATGATGGAAAAATTAGGAtgagttttatttatttaattgactTTTATTACTTTATTGACCACAAAAGTTTTCCTTTGACATATGTTCATTCTTAAATCTAAGATGTGTaaagtaatacaaaataaaaagcagGGTTCTTTTTAGATGCTTAACAAAATGCACATTTAAGTAAATAACAAGATATTTAGAGCATCAGTTCAAGTAGAAGTCATGTTGTCAGTGTTATCGTAACAAATACATGTCATACTCTACAGATGTCCTTTGTATTCAGTAAAGTTAGACGTTATTTATCGTTTGGCATTTTGACGGTTTCTGAGTTCATAAATCCAAGAGAATCCTTGCTCACCAACACGGCAGCCACATCGTTTCTCCTCCAAATCTCATGTGAATCTTTGAACTTTCACTTCGTCTAAGATATTTCTCACAATCGGAGCAGCTGAAAGAATTCTCCTCAGTGTGAACTTGCAACTGTTCGGACTAcatttgttgtatttgctgttaagtgtctctactgtaggctattttttattatatgtacagcactttggctcgaccaaaaatcgtttataaatgtgctatataaataaaacttgatttgatttgacatctgagcaaatatcttccactttTCAGTTAGCAGCCGTGGGGTTTCTCTCCGGTGTGAACCTGCATGTGAAGGTTTAATTCCCCCCCTCTGTGTATACCTGTTGCTACACAgagagcagctgaatggtttctcttaTTCATGGACTCTCAGGTGAATCTGTAAATGTTCACTTTGTGTAAATGGTTCCCCACACACTGAGcggctgaatggtttctcttctTCATGGACTCTCAGGTGAATCTGTAAATGTTCACTTTGTGTAAATGGTTCCCCACACACTGAGcggctgaatggtttctcttaTTCATGGACTCTCAGGTGAATCTGTAAATGTTCACTTTGTGTAAAAGGTTCCCCAcacactgagcagctgaatggtttctctcagATGTGAACATCCATGTGTCTCGTCACATGACTCCTGCGAATAAACCTTTTACTGCACAGTGAGCAGCTgaagggtttctctcctgtgtgaacTAGCATGTGTCTCGTCACATGACACCTGCGAATAAACTTTTTACTGCACAGTGAGCAGCTGAAGGGTTTCTCGCCAGTGTGAATTAGCATGTGTCGATTCAGATCACTCTTCTTGGTAAATGTGTTCCCGCACTGAGAGCATTTACAGCGTTTATTTGCAGAACTACTTCTTGAATCACTGACGGGGACTCGAGAGTTTGAACCTGACGGAGGgtctctggtctccttccaaccagcactgtcttcagtgtcaggttctgAAGAGTCTCCAGGGTTGTCCTCAGTCTCTGGTTGTAAACGTGTCTCTGGATCGGAGTTCGTGGCTAgttctggtcctccacagtcctctccatcagcttctgtttgtcTCTGATGAagctgagaggactgaggtctctcttcatcatcttcactcttcacagggacaGGAGTGAATGTTGACTTGCTGTTATCATCATCCTCCTCCAGCCCTTGAAGCttctctccctcctgactgatccagagttcctcctgttcctctttaatgtgtgggggggtcTCAGGGGGAAACTCTTCTTTAACCTCCACCAGTTGgacgtctgcaggaaacaggaaacagagaTGTTACTGATAACGTTTCTGTGTTCATTACAGCTCAAAATCCCCCTTTttgttaagctccaacgttatcagGTTATCTATCGGTACTGggtaaataaaaaacatgtatAGAATAGATTTTATATTCATTATTTCTAAATAAACCTACACCAGCtgatggggggtggggggggggggtcgctgcgctggcagttctgggagggaaaaaaacatttttgaccgttggggctcatcctaattttcggccttgatgtaataatattcataattaatcaccccggttacacttttcatttgccctgtacgatgggcgctgtaagtgatgaaaatggcttatctggcgcccgcagctcacagccaaaatgcgagtgagtgagggagagatcatttgtgtaatcatgtaaactataagtcttttttctttgttttaacaggtttttgtttgcagttcttgtttcttctttctcaatgatcagacttttgctctcgctgcagctcttctcgtttgcgctccctcattttttgttttcgattttgacacaaacctcccaggtgggcgggactttctggggtgtgtccccattggctactcagttgttgagtgacagcccactacaccacagatcatacagtgcaGCTCATGCAGCAAACCccggagtccactcggccacgttagtGTCGGTGTCTCCTGGGGAGTTTCATGAACACATCGGACTTGTCTTATGGATTTGTGTAGTtcatactttattccaactttaaatattgtaatacctgaacacactgctgctgttaaataatttcccaatttgggattgataaagtATCTGtctatttattaaaaaaacacatctatgtattttcaagctaaaggtgatacacaatataaactgtatactattACTTTTTCAAAGACATATTACATTTGAAAAGCATATATGGCTttgtttaggacaaacaattaaagactggtttaatttaacaaattctaccatataaaagtggcagatttgctttatGAAACAGACCAGACCAAGGCTGCATACCAACACATGGACCATGCTCACATCTcactatgttggtctgaagagctgaagcattcatacGCAATGTGTTGTCTCAttctatatcctgtgagaaaatgatatacatttagcattaCAATCTCTACATACTATTCCTGAGGAAGATCTGAATAATCAACAGGGttgaatggaatctctaacattttcctgtagaataaagacaaaagagtgattatacaaattacatttattgaaatttgaaccagaagatgaagtctcaaagaatgttttaaataaaaggacataaaacaaaaaggtggataataataacatctattaaatgtatatgtaaagacatttggtcaaatgaaatgacactgagccagtgataacagtaacgccagcgtggatgaagctggtgcaggtctctcttcatgcccccccctccGTGCCgtcccctcagaggaagtgggaaCACGGGATAAGACTATGGacgccacgctgtctcaatgatccacactgttaatatgagaggaacataaatgttttaggaaatgaaaaatatgaagttaacaaataaaacacagctcagggacggtaggttttcctacgaagttaactcagcctccattgattttcatatcagattagcgtgttaataaaataagctatcatgtcttatacttgcatatctaaacagaatcatgaaagcctgttggtagagtcaggcacacgagtccgcttgagtgtgtgcgccggtgtctgaacgctcactcactgctagctatgtagctaactgttaggctacttagcttgcattgttatggatctaaaggtagcacaagctaactttcatagcacagctttacttctcacttaacacaataaagaaacagaccgtatagcacaaacaacacaaatgatca belongs to Pseudochaenichthys georgianus unplaced genomic scaffold, fPseGeo1.2 scaffold_639_arrow_ctg1, whole genome shotgun sequence and includes:
- the LOC117443605 gene encoding zinc finger protein 449-like — protein: MSVVLLSLVKQRLSAAAEEIFALFERTISEYEEKLSRSKEEHERDRKLLDAILHSQIQRTDVQLVEVKEEFPPETPPHIKEEQEELWISQEGEKLQGLEEDDDNSKSTFTPVPVKSEDDEERPQSSQLHQRQTEADGEDCGGPELATNSDPETRLQPETEDNPGDSSEPDTEDSAGWKETRDPPSGSNSRVPVSDSRSSSANKRCKCSQCGNTFTKKSDLNRHMLIHTGEKPFSCSLCSKKFIRRCHVTRHMLVHTGEKPFSCSLCSKRFIRRSHVTRHMDVHI